GGAGCAGCCGGGCCGTGGAGGCCTATGACCCGGTGGCGGATCGCTGGGATCGGCGGGCGTCCCTTCCCACGGGGCGGGATCACCTGGCGGCGGTCGCGGCCTCGGGGCGGCTGTACGCCATCGGTGGTCGGGTCGGGGGAAGCTACGCGCGCAACCTGGCAGTGGTGGAGGCCTACGATCCCGGGGCGGACCGCTGGGAGCGCCGAGCAGACCTTCCCACCCCCCGGAGCGGGATCGCGGCCGCTCTCTGGCTGGGCCAGATCGTGGTCATGGGGGGGGAAGCGCCGAGCGGGACCTTCGCGACGGTCGAGGCCTACGATCCTGTGACGGATCGCTGGGCTCCCGGCCCTCCGATGCCGACGGCGCGGCACGGGCTCGGGGCGGCGGTCCTGGGTCCCGGCCTGTACGCGGTGGCCGGAGGGCCGACCCCCGGTGGCTCCCGGAGCGGTGTCGTGGAGGTTCTCCTCCCTCGGTAGCGGGTGGCCTTGTGCGCCTCGCATCCCTCGGCTAAACTTGCGATGAACCTGCAT
This window of the Candidatus Methylomirabilis sp. genome carries:
- a CDS encoding galactose oxidase; its protein translation is SSRAVEAYDPVADRWDRRASLPTGRDHLAAVAASGRLYAIGGRVGGSYARNLAVVEAYDPGADRWERRADLPTPRSGIAAALWLGQIVVMGGEAPSGTFATVEAYDPVTDRWAPGPPMPTARHGLGAAVLGPGLYAVAGGPTPGGSRSGVVEVLLPR